From Methylomonas sp. EFPC3, a single genomic window includes:
- a CDS encoding UPF0182 family protein, producing the protein MRNWKLLPALMAATLVVAAVLYVAFYFVFLDFFVDLWWFRSLEFETYFWLKLLYRFIFSGAVTAFFFAIFLFHFWIASRYLGLNPPDDILMDDGKRRRFQRFADVFMTGSARVYTPVSLVLAIAIAVPFYLQWEQALLFFFGEAAGITDPVYGNDVSFYMFSYPIYMLIQKELLTTAALVLLATGVLYWLEHVFVPNQSKEFPLGAKIHLAVLFGFVVLFVIWGFLLDRFSLLYSDQNEPVFFGPGFVELHYQLPLIWLEIFFIAAIAVSIVFYAFSERHRSKTPTIVAVLGYLAVWGLSGSHTIPEMIEKFIVKPNFTRTEGDSMLHNIDATMAAYDLNNIKVVDFKVNLDATKDIEAWSNVKHFENIPVWDREFLIDSYMQLQGLRSYYVFPTVDEDRYFINDHFQQVNLAAREVNIERMPKEAQNWENTHLRFTHGYGAVVSPAAQDAGIPIVWYLRDLNMSSDVGFSVKYPDIYYGLEKYRYAIVPNQLAVSDISTSAPDEGKDYRGNTGIPIPSLFRKLLFAFYLKDEKIFFSPSISGDSKLLLRRNIDERISALTPFLHLDKDPYLVIDKDRFYWIQDAYTLSKYYPVSKPAADDYLDGSHQFNYIRNSVKVVVDAYDGSVDYYIANPDDPIIKAYSRAYPGLLKNLKEMPDHLLKHLRYPRDLYFMQMKIYAKYHQNTPELFYEQAETWQYATVDGQSVLPYFITMDFNRCNDTEEFVMINPMTPIRRDNLSMVGLAGTLDEADCGRGYKPGITIFKFPKDVQVNGPSQVNALIDQNPEIAAQFTLWNQQGSEVKKGRMVILPMGNSILYVQPIYMLATKTKMPELARVIVSIGNQVVMDKTLQAAFDHLKAQFIKGANGPASGISAVGGK; encoded by the coding sequence ATGCGTAACTGGAAACTGTTGCCGGCGCTGATGGCGGCAACCCTGGTAGTAGCTGCCGTTTTGTACGTGGCGTTCTACTTCGTGTTTCTCGATTTTTTCGTCGATTTATGGTGGTTTCGCTCGCTGGAATTCGAAACCTACTTTTGGTTGAAGCTGCTCTATCGCTTTATCTTTTCCGGGGCGGTTACCGCATTCTTCTTTGCAATCTTCCTGTTTCATTTCTGGATCGCCTCCCGTTACTTGGGCCTTAACCCGCCTGACGACATCTTGATGGACGACGGCAAACGCCGCCGTTTTCAGCGTTTTGCCGATGTGTTTATGACCGGCTCGGCCAGGGTTTACACGCCGGTATCACTGGTGTTGGCGATCGCGATCGCGGTTCCGTTCTACTTGCAATGGGAACAAGCGCTACTGTTCTTCTTCGGCGAAGCCGCCGGCATCACCGACCCGGTATACGGCAACGATGTCAGCTTCTACATGTTTTCGTATCCGATTTACATGTTGATTCAAAAGGAATTACTGACTACGGCCGCGCTGGTGCTGTTGGCGACAGGCGTGTTGTATTGGCTGGAACACGTGTTTGTACCCAACCAAAGTAAGGAGTTTCCGCTCGGCGCCAAAATCCATCTGGCGGTTCTGTTCGGCTTTGTCGTGCTGTTCGTGATCTGGGGCTTTCTGCTGGACCGGTTTTCGCTGCTGTATTCCGACCAAAACGAACCGGTGTTTTTCGGCCCCGGCTTTGTCGAATTGCATTACCAATTGCCGTTGATTTGGCTGGAAATATTTTTCATCGCCGCGATCGCGGTCTCTATCGTGTTTTATGCATTTTCGGAACGGCACCGCAGCAAAACCCCGACCATCGTTGCCGTGCTCGGTTATCTGGCGGTTTGGGGGCTGAGCGGCTCGCATACCATTCCGGAAATGATCGAAAAGTTTATCGTCAAGCCTAATTTTACCCGGACAGAGGGCGATTCGATGCTGCACAACATCGATGCGACGATGGCGGCTTACGACCTGAACAACATCAAAGTCGTCGATTTCAAAGTCAATCTCGACGCGACCAAAGATATCGAGGCCTGGTCCAACGTCAAGCATTTCGAAAACATTCCGGTCTGGGATCGCGAGTTTTTGATCGACAGCTACATGCAGTTGCAGGGCTTGCGCTCGTACTACGTGTTTCCGACTGTCGACGAAGACCGCTATTTCATCAACGACCATTTTCAGCAAGTCAATCTGGCGGCGCGGGAAGTCAACATCGAGCGCATGCCGAAGGAAGCCCAAAACTGGGAGAACACCCATCTGCGCTTCACCCACGGTTACGGTGCGGTGGTTTCGCCGGCGGCGCAAGACGCCGGTATTCCAATCGTCTGGTATCTGCGCGATTTGAACATGAGCTCCGACGTCGGCTTTTCGGTCAAATATCCGGATATTTATTACGGTCTGGAAAAGTACCGTTATGCCATTGTGCCTAACCAACTGGCGGTATCCGATATCTCCACGTCGGCACCCGACGAAGGCAAAGATTACCGCGGCAATACCGGCATCCCGATCCCATCGCTGTTTAGAAAGCTGTTGTTTGCCTTTTATTTGAAAGACGAAAAAATCTTTTTCTCGCCAAGTATCTCGGGCGATAGCAAATTATTGTTGCGCCGCAATATCGACGAGCGCATCAGCGCGTTGACTCCGTTCCTGCATCTGGACAAAGACCCGTATCTGGTCATCGACAAAGACCGGTTTTACTGGATCCAGGACGCCTATACGCTATCGAAATACTATCCGGTCTCGAAACCGGCCGCCGACGATTATCTGGACGGCAGCCACCAGTTCAATTACATCCGCAATTCGGTCAAAGTGGTGGTCGACGCTTACGACGGCAGCGTCGACTATTACATCGCCAACCCGGACGACCCGATTATCAAGGCATACAGCCGCGCCTACCCCGGGCTGTTGAAAAACCTGAAGGAGATGCCGGACCACTTGCTGAAACATTTGCGCTATCCGCGCGATTTGTACTTCATGCAAATGAAAATTTACGCCAAGTACCACCAAAACACGCCGGAGTTGTTTTACGAGCAGGCCGAAACCTGGCAATACGCGACGGTCGACGGCCAATCGGTTTTGCCCTATTTCATTACCATGGATTTCAATCGTTGCAACGACACCGAAGAATTCGTCATGATCAATCCGATGACGCCGATTCGTCGCGACAATCTGAGCATGGTCGGCCTGGCCGGCACTTTGGACGAAGCCGACTGCGGCCGCGGTTACAAACCCGGCATTACCATCTTCAAATTTCCGAAGGATGTACAGGTCAACGGTCCGTCGCAGGTCAATGCCTTGATCGACCAGAATCCGGAAATTGCCGCCCAATTCACGCTGTGGAACCAACAGGGTTCTGAAGTGAAAAAAGGCCGCATGGTGATTTTGCCGATGGGCAATTCGATTTTGTACGTGCAGCCGATTTACATGCTGGCGACCAAAACCAAAATGCCCGAGTTAGCCCGAGTTATCGTCTCGATCGGCAATCAAGTGGTGATGGATAAGACGCTGCAGGCGGCATTCGACCATTTGAAAGCGCAGTTTATCAAAGGGGCTAACGGCCCGGCCTCCGGCATTTCGGCAGTCGGCGGCAAATAA
- a CDS encoding multicopper oxidase domain-containing protein, translating into MTHQTNHSRRRFLQTSAAGAAFAALPGLSAATGSSLLRKATPGFNADVEIEFSAQTSQVRVFADGPATRVQTYSASLLNGPASTLRTVPDNYLGPILNLQQGQKVRIFFNNRLQEPSIIHWHGLHVPQHSDGHPMYSIQPGEQYVYEFEVLNRAGTSLYHSHAHDLTAEQVYRGLAGLIVVNDADEAKLDLPRGEFDLPLVIQDRRFDERNQLQYLQAMPERMMGFLGDTILVNGKPQAEFNVKSRAYRFRAVNGSNSRIYKLGWDDGTPLTAIGTDAGLLAQPETRPYIMLAPGERVDLWLDFSGRAVGTRLTLNSLAYSGALPGMHGGMGMMHGKLAQGAKFPIAAFKVSEKVADSPKLPKTLVPLQRLSEANVDNRDNPIPIALSIRHMRPLLNGLSFSMDRVMDYEKVALGSIKKIRIFHDHGGAEGQHSGGMGMGRMGGMRGGAESDRRGMGGMGGMMMEMAHPIHLHGQQYQILSRNSANTKAADYATVKDGFIDSGWKDTVLVMPGEEVNIIKPFQDYKGLFLYHCHNLEHEDLGMMRQYYIG; encoded by the coding sequence ATGACGCATCAAACCAACCACAGCAGACGGCGGTTTTTGCAAACTTCGGCAGCGGGAGCGGCGTTCGCGGCGCTGCCTGGATTGTCGGCGGCGACCGGCAGCAGCCTGCTGCGCAAAGCCACGCCGGGATTTAATGCCGATGTCGAAATCGAGTTTTCCGCGCAAACATCGCAAGTACGCGTTTTTGCAGACGGCCCGGCCACCCGGGTACAAACCTACAGCGCCTCGCTTTTAAACGGGCCGGCGAGCACATTGCGGACAGTGCCGGACAATTATCTCGGCCCGATCCTAAACTTGCAGCAGGGCCAGAAGGTACGGATATTTTTCAATAACCGCCTGCAGGAACCGTCCATCATTCATTGGCACGGTCTGCATGTGCCGCAGCACAGCGACGGCCACCCGATGTATTCGATACAGCCCGGTGAGCAATACGTTTACGAATTCGAAGTACTGAATCGGGCAGGCACCAGTTTGTACCATTCGCACGCCCACGACTTGACCGCCGAACAAGTTTATCGCGGTTTAGCCGGCTTGATCGTGGTCAACGATGCCGACGAAGCCAAGCTCGATTTGCCGCGCGGCGAATTCGATCTGCCGCTTGTCATTCAAGACCGGCGTTTCGACGAGCGAAACCAATTGCAATATCTGCAGGCGATGCCGGAGCGGATGATGGGCTTTTTGGGCGACACGATATTGGTCAACGGCAAACCGCAGGCCGAATTCAACGTCAAATCCCGCGCATACCGGTTTCGTGCCGTCAACGGCTCCAATTCCAGAATCTACAAACTTGGTTGGGACGACGGCACGCCATTGACAGCGATCGGTACCGATGCCGGATTGCTGGCGCAGCCGGAAACCCGGCCCTACATCATGCTGGCTCCGGGCGAGCGGGTCGATTTGTGGCTGGATTTCAGCGGCAGAGCCGTTGGCACGCGCTTGACCCTAAACAGCCTGGCCTATTCCGGCGCCTTGCCGGGGATGCATGGCGGCATGGGCATGATGCATGGCAAGTTGGCGCAGGGCGCGAAATTTCCGATCGCGGCGTTCAAGGTCAGCGAAAAAGTTGCCGACTCGCCGAAGTTGCCGAAAACCCTGGTGCCGTTGCAGCGCCTAAGCGAAGCTAATGTCGACAACCGGGACAACCCGATTCCGATAGCTTTGTCGATTCGCCATATGCGGCCGCTATTGAACGGACTTTCGTTCTCGATGGACAGGGTCATGGATTACGAGAAAGTGGCGCTGGGCTCGATCAAAAAAATCAGAATCTTCCACGACCATGGTGGCGCGGAGGGCCAACACAGCGGCGGTATGGGCATGGGCCGGATGGGCGGCATGCGCGGCGGCGCGGAATCGGACCGCAGGGGCATGGGCGGAATGGGGGGCATGATGATGGAAATGGCCCATCCGATACACCTGCATGGTCAGCAGTACCAGATCCTGTCCCGCAACAGTGCCAATACCAAAGCCGCAGACTATGCAACGGTGAAAGACGGGTTTATCGATTCGGGCTGGAAGGATACGGTATTGGTGATGCCGGGAGAAGAGGTGAACATCATCAAGCCGTTCCAGGATTACAAGGGCTTATTCCTGTATCACTGCCACAATCTGGAGCACGAAGACTTGGGCATGATGCGCCAATATTACATCGGCTGA